The genomic segment ATATAGGCTTTGGATGTGGTTCTAGCAGCAGATCCTTGAGTAGAAATGTAAACAGCAACATAATCCCACGGACGCTAACACGTGGACAGACCAAAACACCCTCGATCAAATGCAACCATGTCGTCGCCTGAGCAGCTTATTGAGATTGTTATGGACAACAGATCGTACAATGTGAGCAAGAACAAGCTGATTGAGAAGAGCGACTACTTCCGGGCGCTGTATAGCTCTGGCATGCGGGAGTCTGGAGAAGATTCAGTGCAACTGCAAGGACTGAGTGTCCCAGGCCTCGAACTCGTCCTGGAGTTCATCAACACCTCCAAAGTTCAGGTGGTCAACGAAACCCTGGAGGACCTCATCGAGACGGCGTCTTTCCTCCAAGTGACACCCATCCTAAAGCTTCTTCTGTCTGAAATCCGCCAAGACAATTGTGTCGAGGTCTTCAACCTCTCAGAGGTCTACGGCACCCATGAGCTGCGCACGGCATGCCTGAAGTTCATGAGCTGCTACTACCACCCCATGCTGCGCAGACCCGAGTTCCATACTTTGCCTGTTGAATCGCGTGAGCAGATCAGGGAGATGCGGATGAGGGGCACGGCCACGCTGGTGGCAGTCGGAGACTTTGTGGGAACCTGCCTTGACCTTACTGATCAAGATGAGCCGTGGTCCATGCTGCGCTACGGCGAGCGAGAGCAGCGCTGGAAGCCGCTCGCCAACAATCTTCCTTCAGACATGGTCAATGTCCGAGGGTACGGCTCAGCTGTGCTTGATAACTACCTTTTCATCGTCGGTGGCTACAGGATGGCGAGTCAAGAGATCGCTGCAGCACACTGTTACAATCCATGCAGAAATGAATGGACTCATATAGCTCCTTTGAACCAGAAAAGGTACTGGCATCACATTAATGTATGATGTTCGGAGAACAGGAAATCGCCCATTTTGATGTATAAGTGCTGTTTTCACCCATAGATGTTGTGCTTGTGCTCAGGGCTAACTTTAAGCTGGTGGCAGTGAGTGGGAAGCTGTATGCAGTAGGAGGGCATGGCTTAAGTACAGTGGAGTGCTATGGACCTGAGCAGGATTGGTGGACCTGCGTTTCCTCCATGCCTGATCCTCTGACCGAGTTCTCTGCATGCGAATGCCAGGGCATGATCTACGTCATGGGTGGCTACACAGCCAGAGGTgtgtatatgtacacacacacacacacacacacacacacatacagtggtgcttggaagtttgtgaaccctttagaattttctgtatttctgcataaatatgacctaaaacatcatcagattttcacacaagtcctaaaagtagataaagagaacccagttaaacaaatgagacaaaaatattatacttggtcatttattcattgaggaaaataatccaatattacatatctgtgagtggcaaaagtatgtgaacctctaggattagcagttaatttgaaggtgaaattagagtcaggtgttttcaatcaatgggatgacaatcaggtgtgagtgggcaccatgttttatttaaagaacagggatatatcaaagtctgatcttcacaacacaagtttgtggaagtgtatcatggcacgaacaaaggagatttctgaggacctcagaaaaagcgttgttgatgctcatcaggctggaaaagcttacaaaaccatctctaaagagtttggactccaccaatccacagtcagacagattgtgtacaaatggaggaaattcaagaccattgttaccctccccggcggcacggtggtgtagtggttagcgctgtctcctcacagcaagaaggtccgggttcgagccccatggccgacgagggcctttctgtgcggagtttgcatgttctccctgtgtccgcctgggtttcctccgggtgctccggtttcccccacagttcaaagacatgcaggttagattaactggtgactctaaattgagcgtaggtgtgaatgtgagtgtgaatggttgtctgtgtctatgtgtcagccctgtgatgacctggcaacttgtccagggtgtaccccgcctttcgcccgtagtcagctgggataggctccagcttgcctgcgaccctgtagaacaggataaagcagctagagataatgagatgagatgagatgttaccctccccaggagtggtcaaccaacaaagatcactccaagagcaaggcatgtaatagtcggcgaggtcacaaaggaccccagggtaacttctaagcaactgaaggcctctctcgcattggctaatgttaatgttcatgagtccaccatcaggagaacactgaacaacaatggtgtgcatggcagggttgcaaggagaaagccactgctctccaaaaagaacattgctgctcgtctgcagtttgctaaagatcacgtggacaagccagaaggctattggaaaaatgttttgtggacagatgagaccaaaataaaactttttggtttaaatgagaagctttatttttggagaaaggaaaacactgcattccagcagaagaaccttatcccatctgtgaaacatggtggtggtagtatcatggtttgggcctgttttgctgcatctgggccaggacggcttgccatcattgatggaacaatgaattctgaataaaccagcgaattctaaagtaaaatgtcaggacatctgtccatgaactgaatctcaagagaaggtgggtcgtgcagcaagacaacgaccctaagcacacaagttgttctaccaaagaatggttaaagaagaataaagttaatgttttggaatggccaagtcaaagtcctgaccttaatccaatggaactgttgtggaaggacctgaagcgagcagttcatgtgaggaaacccaccaacatcccagagttgaagctgttctgtacagaggaatggactaaaattcctccaagccggtgtgcaggactgatcaacagttaccgcaaacgtttagttgcagttattgctgcacaaggggggtcacaccagatactgaaagcaaaggttcacatacttttgccactcacagatatgcaatattgtatatttttccttaataaataaatgaccaagtatcatatttttgtctcatttgtttaactgggttctctttatctacttttaggacttgtgtgaaaatctgatgatgttttaggtcatatttatgcagaaatatagaaaattctaaagggttcacaaactttcaagcactactgtgtaCACATACAGGGAGTGATGGTATAATCTCAGAGGTAGACTCAATCACAGTTTCATATCTGAATAATGAGATTGCTCGTCATTGCTCCCCCCCTTCAAACTCAGTTATGTAAATTATAGCAAACCTAAAGGTTGAGAATAACCTCTCTTTCCGTGGCAGACAGGAACACGAATGTTTTGCGCTACTGCCCTACGTCAGACACGTGGTCTGTGTTGCACACGTGCTCGGCACACGTGCGGAAGCAGCAGATGCTGTCTGTGGAGGAGATCATCTACCTTGTGGGTGGCTACACGCGTGAGCTGGAGAGAGCCGAGCACGTCAGGGTCAACCCTGCCGAAGACGCGTTGGCAGTGCAGTCGTATAATGTGCGCACAGGTGAGTGGCTGCAGCTGCGAGCGAGTGTATCCAAGTCAGGCCTGAACCTCACGTGTGCTCTGCATAATGATGGCATCTACATCATGAGCCGTGACGTTGGCCCACGCACCAACCTTGAGCACCGCGTCTTCCTCAAGTACAACGTGTTCAGTGATGCCTGGGAGGCCTTCCGACGCTTCCCGACACTTGGCCATAACGTGCTGCTCTGTTCCCTTTACCTGCCCAACATCCTCTAAAGaagatttatataaaaaaaaaacgggtAACGGTCACACGGTACTGAAGATAATTGGTGGTTATGTTCATGTCCAAGGAACTGAGACTCTGATGCACATTACAGAAGGTGGACTAATTCATAACTGCCCTATAATTGACTCAGTGGTTGTAACTCAGTGGTTTACATTCAGTAACAGTTTAACAGTCTGTCATCCTGCTGATAGCTTTAACAGGAAGTTGTTGAGGTATAAATGAATTGAGAAACGTTGCTTTACCATGTTGTCGAGTATGCAGGAAACAGTATGGGAACAATTACACTGCTGTAGCAGATTTCTCAATCTTACACAAAACCAACTAATGCCAATGCATGCACTTACTCCCTGTATTCTGCCAATCTGTAATATATTAGTGTACGCCGTGGTTTTACATGGCCATGATTGGGATGGAACACTAAGAGTGATTGCAAATTGTTAGTCTTAACTCTATGTAACTTTTCAGAAAATTACCACTTAAGCCTTCAATTTGGGCATCTGGCAAACAAGCTTGACCAAAAtacctggatttttttttaaaataagggtTACATGGAGGGTTTATACATTAGAGAACATGAAATGGTCAAAAGGTTTGGAGACAGTACTCTAAACTCTacccagaagtttacatacagggacagAAACGTCATGgcagtattgggctttcagtgatttatttgaactgttcgtTTTCTGTACCAGAATGATTGTATGatatacatctttaatagaaccAAAACTAGACTTTGGTACACAAGTTTTCAtttcttttgggttttctgaaatcaacaaaggGTCGAAAATATCCAtagagcacacctaatatttggtgaaATGTCCATTAACAAGTTTAACCTTGACCAGACGATTTTGGAAGCCATCAACAAACTTTCTGGCAGCATTCTGGTTTCGATATTTGTCCACTGTTCTTGGCAGAAATGGTAGAGCTTGATTTAATTTGTTGGTTTCCTGGCATGGACTCGGGTTTTAAGCACAGTCCGTATATTTTCAAtacggttgaggtcaggactagtTTTCATCTGAATGTTAGCAATGCATTATCCTCCACAATtagctttgatgtgtgtttggggtcattgtcctgttggaacatccAACTCTGTCCTGGTTCCTGATGGTTTGAAGTTATACCGAAGAATTTTGAGGTTCTTCATGAGTCCATCCATTTTATGCAATGCGCCAGTTCCAATGgtggcaaaacagccccagagcatgctgctaccaccaccatgcttcacagttaatAGAGTGTACCTCTGGTCACTGTG from the Neoarius graeffei isolate fNeoGra1 chromosome 2, fNeoGra1.pri, whole genome shotgun sequence genome contains:
- the klhl42 gene encoding kelch-like protein 42 — translated: MSSPEQLIEIVMDNRSYNVSKNKLIEKSDYFRALYSSGMRESGEDSVQLQGLSVPGLELVLEFINTSKVQVVNETLEDLIETASFLQVTPILKLLLSEIRQDNCVEVFNLSEVYGTHELRTACLKFMSCYYHPMLRRPEFHTLPVESREQIREMRMRGTATLVAVGDFVGTCLDLTDQDEPWSMLRYGEREQRWKPLANNLPSDMVNVRGYGSAVLDNYLFIVGGYRMASQEIAAAHCYNPCRNEWTHIAPLNQKRANFKLVAVSGKLYAVGGHGLSTVECYGPEQDWWTCVSSMPDPLTEFSACECQGMIYVMGGYTARDRNTNVLRYCPTSDTWSVLHTCSAHVRKQQMLSVEEIIYLVGGYTRELERAEHVRVNPAEDALAVQSYNVRTGEWLQLRASVSKSGLNLTCALHNDGIYIMSRDVGPRTNLEHRVFLKYNVFSDAWEAFRRFPTLGHNVLLCSLYLPNIL